In Toxoplasma gondii ME49 chromosome VIII, whole genome shotgun sequence, a single genomic region encodes these proteins:
- a CDS encoding hypothetical protein (encoded by transcript TGME49_231410), which translates to MNFSSSARWLAVRQSQTLGHTTRATVAAGRRVLAHSPAATEFTSFQSLHIGGDVCKLPLAVALGAAPSALGYGSAKHNQQRQYATLGSGWSFSKVQYTKYRITKPWTTDTTFDDIILSQPSKEDFAKFTKEAPLFLRFLKLVTDVEGRQEAFIQFAKRCENGLTVEKDVYVTKKELVDCLWKNGYTDTEINAFEIAFPADYKFHYPELAVLFDLTEEDCYKYCIRQRAATPEELVELKYTKPKNLVSSYGLCFLGVWFGLSNTVLSNAWFYSKTFPFGAVFYMLGSYFYRDIREKLWKEEKSLIHTAQENKNMGEESVYKQMKKYATDTKCLDYLSTFRTEVEDQIANYKVALVSQMRRQLTERLVEKLNGIQQAEKLIQGSLQDVMIREIVSSFKDLYKSRPELHDAAMQSAIQGLSGSDGAMDPVGAHFKASLQELAKVNLSTATADPMGTVVQRVAAVFQKREKEFLDTFTVKATEAQEIKTIVDKCHKGNTFDFHALSDEELRRLEQLYSTVNNRVGFETIHENSIKPVAPLSENSKGFVEFVNTQLEITKAKLRNARLTAFAHAFV; encoded by the exons ATGaacttctcgtcttctgcacgTTGGCTGGCGGTGCGTCAGTCCCAGACCCTGGGTCACACGACGCGCGCCACTGTTGCTGCGGGCCGGCGAGTGCTGGCGCATTCCCCAGCAGCTACGGAGTTCACTTCCTTTCAAAGTTTGCACATCGGCGGCGATGTTTGTAAACTTCCGTTAGCAGTGGCCCTGGGTGCTGCGCCGTCAGCCCTCGGATATGGATCAGCGAAGCATAACCAACAGAGGCAATACGCCACCCTTGGGTCTGGCTGGTCTTTCTCCAAGGTCCAGTACACCAAGTACCGCATAACCAAGCCATGGACAACAGACACAACATTCGACGACATCATTCTCTCACAGCCATCAAA GGAAGATTTTGCCAAGTTTACCAAGGAggctcctctcttcctcagaTTCCTGAAACTTGTGACGGATGTTGAGGGGCGTCAAGAAGCATTCATCCAGTTCGCAAAGAG GTGCGAGAATGGCTTAACGGTGGAGAAAGATGTCTACGTCACGAAGAAGGAGCTGGTCGACTGCCTGTGGAAGAATGGCTACACAGACACGGAGATAAATGCGTTTGAAATTGCCTTTCCGGCGGACTATAAGTTCCATTACCCAG AATTAGCTGTTCTTTTCGATTTGACGGAGGAGGACTGCTACAAATATTGCATACGCCAACGTGCAGCGACGCCCGAAGAGTTGGTGGAGCTCAAGTACACAAAACCAAAGAACCTG GTGTCCTCGTACGGACTCTGCTTCCTGGGTGTCTGGTTTGGGTTGTCTAACACCGTCCTGAGCAACGCCTGGTTCTACTCCAAAACATTTCCCTTCGGCGCGGTATTCTACATGCTGGGGTCTTATTTTTA CCGGGATATTCGTGAGAAGCTctggaaagaggagaagtcCCTTATTCACACCGCGCAAGAGAACAAGAATATGGGTGAAGAGTCTGTGTACAAGCAGATGAAGAAATACGCCACTGACACCAAATGCTTGGACTACCTCTCGACATTCCGGACCGAGGTCGAGGACCAAATAGCAAACTACAAAGTTGCGCTTGTTTCTCAAATGAGACGTCAGCTGACTGAACGGCTCGTGGAGAAGCTGAATGGTATCCAGCAGGCGGAAAAGCTTATTCAGGGCTCCCTGCAGGACGTGATGATTCGCGAgatcgtttcttccttcaaGGATTTATACAAGAGTCGACCTGAGCTTCATGATGCCGCAATGCAGAGTGCTATTCAAGGGTTGTCAGGATCCGACGGCGCGATG GACCCTGTTGGAGCGCACTTCAAGGCGTCTTTGCAGGAATTGGCGAAAGTGAACTTGTCCACTGCGACTGCCGATCCGATGGGAACAGTCGTGCAAAGAGTTGCCGCTGTCTTccagaagcgggagaaggaatTCTTAGACACATTCACAGTCAA GGCTACAGAGGCACAGGAGATAAAGACAATCGTGGACAAGTGCCACAAGGGTAACACATTTGACTTCCACGCGTTGTCCGACGAGGAACTGCGCAGACTCGAACAGTTGTATTCAACGGTCAATAACAG AGTCGGTTTCGAGACCATTCACGAAAATTCTATCAAGCCCGTCGCCCCGTTGAGTGAGAACTCGAAAGGGTTTGTTGAGTTCGTCAATACACAG CTGGAGATCACCAAGGCGAAGCTACGGAATGCGCGATTGACCGCTTTTGCACACGCCTTCGTATAA
- a CDS encoding tubulin/FtsZ family, GTPase domain-containing protein (encoded by transcript TGME49_231400) produces MPGEVVTVQCGQAGLQLGFAFWELLLAEHGLTYEGTQGKHNAPEGCQNNVDCFFYEAHTGRSVPRSAMIDLDNSAESLTGWSPIRRLFDDEFSVSHKEDASSNFARGYISVGPSVLSAANDVIRRQAEMCDSLQSFFVCRSLGGGTGSGLGSLLLEGIAEQFGKKYILDSFVWPFNSQTSSVVEPYNAVLATPTICAHSSAALLVDNAALFNISRNLLNVESVFHSNLNHLVAQVLSATTLSTRFEGTLNSTIEHTLVNTIPYPELKFLTASLAPLTNLKKYQFERASTKDITIECVLPSRCFASIDYTKNRSIACHIMYRGDVTPRDVQEGVAAVKEHGTLRFVDWIPTGLKCSMNSRLMCVSPESELAPAFQSCCMLANNTGITSLLEKTLADMYKMFNKRAFVHWFVGEGLEEGEFLEASERLQRTIDDYHESLIDCEYYYEYEDEGHEGGQGKETAPSESTTEPSSPVHGKREGEEKEPGGTSEV; encoded by the exons ATGCCAGGAGAGGTTGTAACAGTCCAATGCGGCCAAGCTGGCCTGCAGCTTGGGTTCGCCTTTTGGGAACTGCTTTTGGCTGAGCATGGCTTGACATATGAAGGCACCCAGGGCAAACACAATGCCCCCGAGGGTTGTCAGAATAACGTTGACTGCTTTTTCTATGAGGCTCACACTGGCCGAAGCGTACCAAG GAGCGCTATGATTGACCTCGATAATTCGGCAGAGAGCTTGACTGGCTGGAGCCCCATACGGCGCTTGTTTGACGATGAGTTTTCCGTCTCCCACAAAGAGGATGCCTCCAGCAACTTCGCTCGGGGTTACATCAGTGTTGGCCCGAGTGTACTGTCAGCTGCCAACGACGTGATACGCCGGCAGGCAGAGATGTGCGACAGTCTTCAGT CTTTCTTCGTATGCCGGTCTCTCGGCGGCGGTACAGGCTCGGGTCTAggctcgcttcttctggaaGGCATCGCGGAACAATTTGGAAAGAAATACATTTTGGACTCGTTTGTGTGGCCATTTAATTCGCAAACTTCAAGCGTGGTGGAGCCGTACAATGCCGTGCTCGCGACTCCAACCATCTGTGCCCACTCTTCGGCTGCTCTTTTGGTTGATAACGCCGCGCTCTTCAACATCAGCCGAAATCTTTTGAACGTCGAGTCCGTTTTTCACTCTAATCTCAACCATCTTGTTGCCCAAGTTCTTTCAG CCACCACTCTTTCGACCCGTTTTGAAGGAACGCTGAACAGTACAATCGAACACACGCTTGTAAACACGATACCATATCCTGAGCTGAAGTTCTTGACCGCATCTCTGGCCCCTCTGACAAACCTGAAAAAGTATCAATTCGAACGCGCGTCTACCAAAGACATCACCATAGAATGCGTTTTACCCTCACGGTGCTTCGCAAGCATCGACTACACCAAAAACCGCTCCATCGCCTGCCACATCATGTACAG GGGAGACGTCACGCCACGAGATGTGCAGGAGGGCGTCGCAGCCGTGAAAGAGCACGGAACACTGAGATTCGTCGACTGGATACCAACGGGGTTAAAATGCAGCATGAACAGTCGGTTGATGTGTGTCAGTCCAGAATCTGAGCTGGCCCCCGCTTTTCAGTCGTGCTGTATGCTAGCGAATAACACCGGGATCACTTCGCTTCTTGAGAAGACTCTGGCAGACATGTACAAGATGTTCAACAAGCGAGCATTTGTTCACTG GTTTGTGGGTGAGGGGCTGGAGGAAGGTGAGTTCTTGGAAGCAAGTGAGAGGCTTCAGAGGACTATCGATGACTACCACGAGAGTTTGATTGACTGCGAGTACTACTATGAATATGAAGACGAAGGTCATGAAGGTGgacaaggaaaagagacagcccCATCAGAATCAACGACGGAACCGTCGTCCCCTGTGCACGGAAAGAGGgagggcgaagagaaggaacctGGTGGAACCAGCGAAGTGTAA